In Deinococcus ficus, a single genomic region encodes these proteins:
- a CDS encoding PAS domain-containing protein, with product MSSPPAPTPAPPDLLVLITGRAGLRALGEALAGLQEARPAKLIVAPDGLNAEVLQEALGLEFCWATPGTVLRPGLLYVARLDVTVEFQADRLTATPLPAPDTAAPLDALLRSVAAAVGSRSLTVILSPADVAGGAGVQALSAAGSTVLHITPGAGLGHTLSLLIRPAPHGRTAADEVTAQAAAVLERMGDAHCLLDGAFVIRSVNAAAERLLGMSRNHLIGRSHWEAFPASVDAPIGQALRRVVQQGDEQHLTHHYTGEGYDLHLEVDAYPTGEGGISMFWRDVTARVRSEAALRDSEGKYRALFTEMDEAYAVVEVLADDTGRWVDFLFLDANPVFMRHTGMPYPVGRTARELLGTPNPRWAELYGQVAETGVALRVEEGEVTLGRVFDLNIFRLGGAGSRRVAVLFTDITERKLREAHQAFLLDLTEALSVLSDEADIVQTAGARLVEHLHLSGYHYVDVDELRAEVTVRHFWHALDVPAILGTYPIAGFMSPDGVARLRAGEPNVINDVFKDVPDDLAGQGLKAGAAVHKIRAYVAVPLSQDHRWNAYFAVADSQARQWTPPEIELIQDVARLVFPRVQRARAETALRESEHKYRSLFDTMTEGFAVCGVIRDDTGQVVDLTYLELNQGLEQQTGLDRAALMGRRFSEMFPQSDFKRWMAIYQEVADTGEPVSFEEYTDLLDRWYAANVSLHGGEELTIFYRDITEQNSASTSENFSWS from the coding sequence ATGTCATCCCCTCCTGCCCCCACGCCCGCGCCGCCGGATCTGCTCGTGCTCATCACGGGGCGGGCGGGGCTCAGGGCCCTGGGTGAGGCGCTGGCCGGGCTTCAGGAGGCGCGGCCAGCCAAGTTGATCGTCGCGCCGGACGGCCTGAACGCGGAGGTCCTGCAAGAGGCGCTGGGCCTGGAGTTTTGCTGGGCCACGCCCGGAACGGTACTGCGTCCCGGCCTCCTGTATGTCGCTCGGCTGGATGTGACGGTCGAGTTCCAGGCTGACCGGCTGACGGCCACCCCGCTGCCCGCGCCGGACACGGCCGCCCCGCTCGACGCCCTTCTCCGGTCGGTGGCGGCGGCCGTGGGTTCCCGCAGCCTGACGGTGATCCTGAGCCCGGCGGACGTGGCGGGGGGCGCCGGCGTACAGGCGCTCAGCGCCGCTGGCAGCACCGTCCTGCACATCACGCCCGGTGCCGGGCTGGGTCACACCCTGAGCCTGCTCATCCGGCCTGCGCCGCACGGCCGGACGGCAGCGGACGAGGTCACCGCGCAGGCGGCCGCGGTGCTGGAGCGGATGGGGGATGCGCACTGCCTGCTGGACGGTGCGTTCGTGATCCGGAGCGTGAACGCGGCGGCCGAGCGGCTGCTCGGCATGTCCCGGAATCACCTGATTGGCCGGTCGCACTGGGAGGCCTTCCCCGCCTCCGTGGACGCGCCCATCGGGCAGGCATTGCGCCGAGTGGTGCAGCAGGGCGACGAGCAGCACCTCACGCACCACTACACCGGGGAGGGGTACGACCTGCACCTGGAGGTGGACGCCTACCCCACGGGCGAAGGCGGCATCTCCATGTTCTGGCGGGACGTGACCGCACGCGTGCGGTCGGAAGCGGCCCTGCGGGACAGCGAGGGGAAGTACCGGGCGCTGTTCACGGAGATGGACGAGGCGTACGCGGTGGTGGAGGTGCTGGCGGACGACACGGGCCGGTGGGTGGATTTTCTTTTCCTGGACGCGAACCCGGTGTTCATGCGGCACACGGGGATGCCGTACCCGGTGGGGCGCACGGCGAGGGAGCTGCTGGGGACACCGAACCCGCGGTGGGCGGAGCTGTACGGGCAGGTAGCGGAGACGGGGGTGGCGCTGCGGGTGGAGGAGGGAGAGGTGACGCTGGGGCGGGTGTTCGACCTGAACATCTTCCGGCTGGGGGGGGCGGGCAGCCGGCGGGTGGCGGTGCTGTTCACCGACATCACCGAGCGCAAGCTCCGGGAGGCGCATCAGGCCTTCCTGCTGGACCTCACGGAGGCGCTCAGTGTGCTCTCGGACGAGGCGGACATCGTTCAGACAGCCGGAGCACGGCTGGTCGAGCACCTGCACCTGAGCGGCTACCACTACGTGGACGTGGACGAACTCCGGGCGGAGGTCACGGTCCGTCACTTCTGGCATGCGCTGGACGTGCCCGCCATTCTCGGGACCTATCCCATCGCGGGATTCATGTCACCGGACGGAGTGGCCCGGTTGCGCGCCGGTGAACCGAATGTCATCAACGACGTGTTCAAGGACGTCCCGGACGATCTTGCGGGGCAGGGCCTGAAGGCAGGCGCGGCCGTGCACAAGATCCGGGCGTACGTGGCCGTTCCTCTCAGTCAGGACCACCGGTGGAACGCCTATTTCGCGGTGGCAGACAGTCAAGCGAGGCAGTGGACGCCCCCTGAGATCGAACTGATTCAGGACGTCGCCCGGCTGGTGTTCCCCCGCGTCCAGCGCGCCCGCGCTGAGACCGCGCTGCGGGAGAGCGAACACAAGTACCGTTCGCTGTTCGACACGATGACCGAGGGGTTCGCGGTGTGCGGCGTGATCCGCGACGACACCGGACAGGTGGTGGACCTGACCTACCTCGAACTCAACCAGGGGCTGGAGCAGCAGACCGGCCTGGACCGCGCCGCGCTGATGGGCCGGCGGTTCTCCGAGATGTTTCCCCAGTCGGATTTCAAGCGGTGGATGGCCATCTATCAGGAAGTGGCAGACACCGGTGAGCCGGTCTCGTTCGAGGAATACACCGACCTGCTGGACCGCTGGTATGCCGCGAACGTGTCCCTGCATGGCGGAGAAGAACTGACCATCTTCTACCGGGACATCACCGAGCAAAACAGCGCGAGCACCAGCGAGAATTTCTCCTGGAGCTGA